In Oncorhynchus masou masou isolate Uvic2021 chromosome 10, UVic_Omas_1.1, whole genome shotgun sequence, a single genomic region encodes these proteins:
- the LOC135547704 gene encoding DNA excision repair protein ERCC-1-like, whose protein sequence is MEKKRFNINLDDSAFTKERAPVKPLFQPSSKAGQSASSSSSSTTSETKAQPAPPSSAGQPLSYAEFIVQSKGHAPQRVPSVPQRVELSRAAAGTGTGIDTDTGSLKQGPCQGAQGGPDVTSSSSSVGCERPRAQGTKDPGSGGPPGITQGEEGQRAGTEQKQGEGQGSEGSNILGHPKPVGSGNSIIVSPRQRGNPILKFVRSVPWEFGDVVPDYVLGQTTCALFLSLRYHNLNPNYIHDRLKLLGQTFTLRVLLVLVDVKDPHHSLKELARICIMADCTLILAWSPEEAGRYLETYKSYEKKPADLLKEHVEKDYLSKVTDCLTTVKSVNKTDSITLLSTFSSLEGIITATKEDLVLCPGLGPQKARRLYDVLHQPFLKAKKKDS, encoded by the exons ATGGAAAAAAAGAGGTTTAATATCAACCTAGACGACTCTGCCTTCACAAAAGAAAGAGCCCCG GTGAAACCCCTGTTCCAGCCCTCCTCTAAGGCAGGCCAGagtgcatcatcatcatcatcatcaaccacCTCTGAGACCAAAGCTCAGCCTGCACCCCCGTCGTCTGCTGGCCAACCACTATCCTACGCAGAGTTCATTGTCCAGAGCAAAGGCCATGCACCTCAGCGAGTCCCCTCAGTTCCACAGAGAGTGGAGCTGTCCAGGGCGGCTGCAGGAACGGGGACAGGGATAGATACAGACACGGGTAGTTTGAAGCAGGGTCCCTGTCAAGGAGCACAAGGTGGGCCTGATGTGACGTCGTCGTCGTCCTCTGTGGGGTGTGAGAGGCCTCGGGCCCAGGGGACCAAGGATCCGGGGTCTGGTGGACCACCAGGGAttacacagggagaggaggggcagagggCTGGGACTGAGCAGAAGCAGGGGGAGGGTCAAGGGTCAGAGGGCAGCAACATCCTAGGTCATCCTAAACCAGTGGGATCTGGTAATAGTATCATAGTCAGCCCCAGACAG AGAGGAAACCCCATTTTGAAATTTGTGAGGAGTGTGCCTTGGGAGTTTGGAGACGTGGTCCCCGACTATGTCCTGGGGCAGACGACCTGCGCTCTCTTCCTCAG TCTGAGGTACCACAACCTCAACCCCAACTACATCCACGACCGTCTCAAACTGTTGGGCCAGACCTTCACCCTCAGGGTTCTACTGGTGTTAGTTGATGTG AAAGACCCTCACCATTCTCTGAAAGAGCTGGCTCGTATCTGTATCATGGCTGACTGCACTCTCATCCTGGCCTGGAG TCCAGAGGAGGCGGGACGTTACCTGGAGACGTACAAGTCCTATGAGAAGAAACCAGCTGATCTGCTGAAGGAACATGTGGAGAAAGACTACCTGTCGAAG GTGACGGACTGTCTGACCACTGTGAAGTCTGTCAACAAGACTGACTCGATCACTCTGCTGTCAACCTTCTCT TCCTTAGAGGGGATCATCACTGCAACTAAGGAGGACCTGGTTCTCTGTCCTGGACTGGGACCCCAGAAG GCCAGACGTCTCTATGACGTGCTACACCAGCCCTTCCTCAAGGCCAAGAAGAAAGACAGCTGA
- the LOC135546894 gene encoding mucin-2-like translates to MQYTDSIDYTQYTDSIDYTQAHPSAPPTRAPPIHPSNQTATHPHSNQTATHPPSNQTATHPPSNQTATHPPSNQTATHQPSNQTATHPPSNQTATHPPSNQTATHPPSNQTATHIPSNQTATHPPFNQNATHPPSNQTATHPPSNQTATHPPSNQSATHPPSNQSTTHPPSNQTATHPPSNRTATHRPSNQTATHPPSNQTATHPPSNQTATHPPSNQIATHPPSNQTATHPPSNQTATHPPSNQTATHPPSNQSTTHPPSNQTATHPPSNRTATHRPSNQTATHPPSNQSATHPPSNQSTTHPPSNQTATHPPSNRTATHRPSNQTATHPPSNQTATHPPSNQTATHPPSNQIATHPPSNQTATHPPSNQTATHPPSNQTATHPPSNQTATHPPSNQTATHPPSNQTATHPPSNQTAALQPDRHPSALQPERHPSTLQPERPPTRPPSNHTVTHPPPTRPPLQSDRPPTRPPSNQTATHPPPTRPSPIRPPTRPPSNQTALQPDRHPSASNQTVTHPPSNQSALQLDRPSTRPSPIRPPTRPPSNQTATHPPSNQTALQPDRHPSANQPDRPPTRPPSNQTVTHPPSNQTASNQTALQLDRHPSAPPTRPSPIHPPTRAPSN, encoded by the exons atgcagtacactgactccatagactacacgcagtacactgactccatagactacacgca AGCTCACCCATCCGCCCCTCCAACCAGAGCgccacccatccacccctccaaccagactgCCACCCATCCACACTCCAACCAGACCGCCACCCATCCGCCCTCCAACCAGACCGCCACCCATCCACCCTCCAACCAGACCGCCACCCATCCGCCCTCCAACCAGACCGCCACCCATCAGCCCTCCAACCAGACCGCCACCCATCCGCCCTCCAACCAGACCGCCACCCATCCGCCCTCCAACCAGACCGCCACCCATCCACCCTCTAACCAGACCGCCACCCATATACCCTCTAACCAGACCGCCACCCATCCACCCTTCAACCAGAACGCCACCCATCCACCCTCTAACCAGACCGCCACCCATCCACCCTCCAACCAGACCGCCACCCATCCGCCTTCCAACCAGAGCGCCACCCATCCACCCTCCAACCAGAGCACCACCCATCCACCCTCCAACCAGACCGCCACCCATCCGCCTTCCAACCGGACCGCCACCCATCGACCCTCCAACCAGACCGCCACCCATCCACCCTCTAACCAGACCGCCACCCATCCGCCTTCCAACCAGACCGCCACCCATCCGCCTTCCAACCAGATCGCCACCCATCCACCCTCTAACCAGACCGCCACCCATCCACCCTCCAACCAGACCGCCACCCATCCGCCCTCCAACCAGACCGCCACCCATCCACCCTCCAACCAGAGCACCACCCATCCACCCTCCAACCAGACCGCCACCCATCCGCCTTCCAACCGGACCGCCACCCATCGACCCTCCAACCAGACCGCCACCCATCCGCCTTCCAACCAGAGCGCCACCCATCCACCCTCCAACCAGAGCACCACCCATCCACCCTCCAACCAGACCGCCACCCATCCGCCTTCCAACCGGACCGCCACCCATCGACCCTCCAACCAGACCGCCACCCATCCACCCTCTAACCAGACCGCCACCCATCCGCCTTCCAACCAGACCGCCACCCATCCGCCTTCCAACCAGATCGCCACCCATCCACCCTCTAACCAGACCGCCACCCATCCACCCTCCAACCAGACCGCCACCCATCCGCCCTCCAACCAGACCGCCACCCATCCGCCTTCCAACCAGACCGCCACCCATCCACCCTCTAACCAGACCGCCACCCATCCACCCTCTAACCAGACCGCCACCCATCCGCCTTCCAACCAGACTGCCGCCCTCCAACCAGACCGCCACCCATCCGCCCTCCAACCAGAGCGCCACCCATCCACCCTCCAACCAGAGCGCCCTCCAACTAGACCGCCCTCCAACCATACCGTCACCCATCCGCCTCCAACCAGACCGCCCCTCCAATCAGACCGCCCTCCAACCAGACCGCCCTCCAACCAGACCGCCACCCATCCGCCTCCAACCAGACCGTCACCCATCCGCCCTCCAACCAGACCGCCCTCCAATCAGACCGCCCTCCAACCAGACCGCCACCCATCCGCCTCCAACCAGACCGTCACCCATCCACCCTCCAACCAGAGCGCCCTCCAACTAGACCGCCCCTCAACCAGACCGTCACCCATCCGCCCTCCAACCAGACCGCCCTCCAATCAGACCGCCACCCATCCGCCCTCCAACCAGACCGCCCTCCAACCAGACCGCCACCCATCCGCCAACCAACCAGACCGCCCTCCAACCAGACCGCCCTCCAACCAGACCGTCACCCATCCGCCCTCCAACCAGACCGCCTCCAATCAGACCGCCCTCCAACTAGACCGCCACCCATCCGCCCCTCCAACCAGACCGTCACCCATCCACCCTCCAACCAGAGCGCCCTCCAACTAG